Genomic window (Microcaecilia unicolor chromosome 8, aMicUni1.1, whole genome shotgun sequence):
GAAATGTTTATTGAACTAATGCAGCATCCACATTATTACCTCCCCTAAATAAGTCATCAAGTTATGGTGGTTCTCCTCTGCCTATAATTACATTATGTAAATTAGATACATGTGCATTGTATAATATTTTTGTTAtatagttttaaaaaaatcacatGACACGAAAgagaagtgctgaatatcaattaCACAATTACCTTTTGATTTTAGCCTCGTAATCTGCCTTTTGCTTTGATATCTGCTGTTTTAGGCCAACAAGGAGAGACTGTGGCGAACGTATGTTGGCAGGAAAGTCAGTGGCGGAGGAAAAAACTTCACTGTTGCTGTTTTTAATGAGGGCACTGTGTCCCAAGTTGTTTTGGATCCCCGTAGTACCATCCAGATCCTCTTCATGGCAGCTGGCCCTAGAGGACTGATGAGATCTTAAGTCGTCTTCCAGCATGGTTTCACAGGAGCAGCTGGACCACGAGATACTATCAACACTGTTCATGTCCTCTGAGATTAGCACTGGGTCAATCTCAGCATTGTCATACATGGGAAGTCTATTCTCACGCGTATATGCTACTGTATTTTCTCCTGGAGTGCTGATCCTCTGTTTCTCGTCACAGCTGCTTGAAGCTTTGGAAATAGttggaaagagtccattttgttgAAGAGTAGATCTTATTTCAGCCTTGGATTCTTCTAGATTGAAATGGGGTGACGCCTCAAGCTTGTATGCCAATTCACTGCAATAGTTGTCAGACAGACACTGCCTCACATCCTCTGAGGGCACAGCCTTTCTGTTGGCCTCCTCCTCAGTCCTTTTCTTGCAGTCTGATTCACATCTCGGAACTGGTACGCTTTTATCCAAGTAGGAGTTGTGAGCTGCATTCTTTTCTGAGCCTGTCTGTGCTGCGTTGGTTGTGACTGTcagtggcagggagagagagctgATGTGTGTTTTGCTAAACTGATGCTTCTTGTGTTTCTCTTTGGTCACATTCTGAAAGGAGTATGTTTGAAATTCATTGTGCCCAGCCAGGCTAGAGTGAGAAACACTTGGAAGGGGAAACAGCTTGCCATGCTCACTTATCATTACTGACATCAGCTGCTGCACCCAGATTTCCCctgaggaaagcagaagagagcagTTCAAGTGAGCTATCTAATTTCATTTGCTGTATTTGGATAATGGACGCGAAGAAGTCAAAAATACATGATTGCCCGTTTGTAGGTTTCCCAGAGTTTAGGTTGAAAATAAGTCATATGCCAGGGCAAATGAAAATTATATATTCAATCAGATTCAGAGGTCATTGTTCTTTAAAAATTACAGTGcctgtatattttttttcagcaccctaCACAATTTGGGTTTGCTTTGCTCTAAGTAAAGATGTTTGGATGACTGAGTATATTGGTTTAAGCTTTAAGACCTTTCTCTTGCAGTCACTCTGTTGCAGGTcttgttgatttatttattgggatttattaaccacctttatgaagaaattcacccaaggcagtgtacagtaagtacagtttagcataaaactttacaattttgctaacagcataacaatagtaagataaacaaatacaataaatgaggtaaacttgaaaatagtaaattgaaacctaataatagagctACCATGAAACACTATCAAAACTATACA
Coding sequences:
- the LOC115476850 gene encoding rho GTPase-activating protein 24-like, with translation MGLSCIKSWTASTLSKEGGDCTQLSPSHEAYLFTAGRHTEVDKWMKTFGQVMWVPFTGGVFGQTLESTLQYEKRYGERPTPMIVEQCVNYIRNQGLQEVGLFRLPGQARMVKDLQEAFDAGEKPSFDSTIDVHTVASLLKLYLWKLPEPVVPFSKYSEFLLCGKMLTEDKEKGMQELKKQLSELPSANINLLQYMCRFLDEVQFYSNLNKMGVQNLVTVFGPNILRPKVEDPLLLSSGEIWVQQLMSVMISEHGKLFPLPSVSHSSLAGHNEFQTYSFQNVTKEKHKKHQFSKTHISSLSLPLTVTTNAAQTGSEKNAAHNSYLDKSVPVPRCESDCKKRTEEEANRKAVPSEDVRQCLSDNYCSELAYKLEASPHFNLEESKAEIRSTLQQNGLFPTISKASSSCDEKQRISTPGENTVAYTRENRLPMYDNAEIDPVLISEDMNSVDSISWSSCSCETMLEDDLRSHQSSRASCHEEDLDGTTGIQNNLGHSALIKNSNSEVFSSATDFPANIRSPQSLLVGLKQQISKQKADYEAKIKSLEQQNDNLELEIQDLHSNLEHQKKWHGIVEIKMRNAERAKEDAERRNEMLQQEMEEFFVTFRNLTNEGKKRGQSF